From one Caldithrix abyssi DSM 13497 genomic stretch:
- a CDS encoding PASTA domain-containing protein, whose translation MDSEFLTKIFRFKITKFILAFFAFVFIVLLFDNLIMPWYVRLGEEFELPDVVTMKIDEAKKILQEKGFGVVIADSVYDEHFEPGTVVEQNPAAYSKVKKGRHVYLTISIGEKPITMPNLFFKSPREAELILKANGLELGALYYEYSDLALENVVIGQSYPQGQPVKKGTKIDLTISLGPYPQQKVMPDVAGKSLNMAKRQLQLLGIKDIQIEYETRDDVLPETVLSQSVKSGTPIENIQSVKLVVSKLPMNENREE comes from the coding sequence ATGGACTCCGAATTCTTAACAAAAATTTTTCGTTTTAAAATAACCAAATTTATTCTGGCCTTTTTTGCTTTTGTATTTATTGTCCTGTTATTTGACAACCTGATTATGCCCTGGTATGTGCGGTTGGGCGAAGAGTTTGAGCTGCCCGATGTCGTAACCATGAAAATAGACGAAGCGAAAAAAATTCTGCAGGAAAAGGGCTTTGGCGTGGTGATTGCCGATTCCGTTTACGATGAACATTTTGAGCCGGGAACGGTTGTCGAGCAAAATCCGGCGGCATACAGTAAAGTAAAAAAGGGGCGGCACGTCTATTTGACCATCAGCATCGGCGAAAAACCGATTACCATGCCCAATTTGTTCTTTAAATCACCGCGCGAGGCGGAGTTGATTCTAAAAGCCAACGGTCTGGAATTGGGCGCATTGTATTACGAATATTCCGACCTGGCTTTAGAAAATGTGGTGATTGGCCAGTCGTATCCCCAGGGTCAACCGGTTAAAAAAGGCACTAAAATCGATTTAACCATCAGCCTGGGCCCGTACCCGCAGCAAAAGGTCATGCCCGATGTGGCGGGCAAGAGCTTAAATATGGCCAAGAGACAGTTACAGTTGCTGGGCATTAAAGATATTCAAATCGAATATGAGACGCGGGATGACGTTTTGCCGGAGACCGTACTCAGCCAGAGTGTAAAATCCGGCACGCCGATAGAAAACATACAGAGCGTAAAATTAGTGGTCAGTAAACTACCGATGAACGAAAATCGCGAGGAGTAA
- the rpe gene encoding ribulose-phosphate 3-epimerase has translation MAFLAPSILSADLLKLEEQIAMVEKNGADLIHVDVMDGHFVPNMTFGPSMVKALKKITRLPLDVHLMVSNPMQFVEWFAAAGADYLTIHQEACWHLDRAVKRIKALNCKAGISLNPATPVMTVQHLLKEVDLVLVMSVNPGFGGQAFIPYAVEKIATLNQWRSEYKADFLIEVDGGIDVRTAKQALKAGADVLVAGSSVFNNGDIARACRALKSVISTSGEEA, from the coding sequence GTGGCTTTTCTGGCACCTTCTATTCTGTCTGCGGACCTGCTGAAACTGGAAGAGCAGATCGCAATGGTCGAAAAAAACGGCGCCGATTTAATCCACGTGGATGTGATGGACGGCCATTTTGTGCCCAACATGACCTTTGGCCCTTCCATGGTAAAGGCCTTAAAAAAGATCACGCGTCTGCCGCTGGATGTCCATCTGATGGTCAGCAATCCCATGCAATTTGTGGAATGGTTTGCCGCAGCCGGGGCAGATTATTTAACCATTCATCAGGAGGCCTGCTGGCACCTGGATCGGGCCGTTAAGCGCATTAAGGCGCTAAATTGTAAAGCGGGTATTTCGCTTAATCCGGCCACGCCGGTAATGACCGTTCAACACTTGCTAAAAGAAGTGGACCTGGTACTGGTGATGTCGGTAAATCCCGGCTTTGGCGGACAGGCGTTTATTCCTTACGCCGTTGAAAAGATAGCGACGTTAAACCAATGGCGTTCGGAATACAAAGCGGATTTTTTAATCGAAGTGGACGGCGGAATTGATGTGCGGACGGCAAAACAGGCGCTTAAAGCCGGGGCCGATGTGCTGGTGGCCGGCAGCTCGGTCTTTAACAACGGCGATATCGCCAGGGCCTGCCGCGCCTTGAAATCGGTGATCTCTACCAGTGGGGAAGAGGCGTGA